From a region of the Hypanus sabinus isolate sHypSab1 chromosome 2, sHypSab1.hap1, whole genome shotgun sequence genome:
- the LOC132387768 gene encoding NADH dehydrogenase [ubiquinone] 1 beta subcomplex subunit 1-like isoform X2 produces MNLVGIVRDHWYNILVPLGFVLGCYFDRRNDEKLTAFRNKSLLYRRELKPGEEVTWK; encoded by the exons ATGAACCTGGTTGGCATTGTCCGTGATCACTGGTATAATATCCTTGTTCCTCTGGGTTTTGtgttgggatgttattttgacAGAAGGAATGATGAAAAGCTTACAGCATTCAGAAACAAAAGCTTACTGTACCGACG GGAACTGAAACCAGGTGAAGAAGTGACCTGGAAGTGA